A single region of the Gossypium arboreum isolate Shixiya-1 chromosome 12, ASM2569848v2, whole genome shotgun sequence genome encodes:
- the LOC108476583 gene encoding nucleoside diphosphate kinase B-like yields MEQTFIMIKPDGVQRGLVGEIIGRFEKKGFYLKGLKLISVDRSFAEKHYADLSAKPFFNGLVEYIISGPVVAMIWEGKNVVTTGRKIIGATNPAESAPGTIRGDFGIDIGRNVIHGSDSVESARKEIALWFPECPVNWQSSLHPWIYE; encoded by the exons ATGGAGCAAACATTCATCATGATCAAGCCTGATGGGGTCCAAAGAGGCCTG GTTGGTGAAATCATTGGCAGATTTGAGAAGAAAGGCTTCTATTTGAAAG GGTTGAAGCTCATCAGTGTGGATCGATCTTTTGCCGAGAAGCACTATGCTGACCTGTCTGCAAAGCCCTTCTTTAATGGGCTCGTAGAGTACATTATCTCCGGTCCGGTCGTTGCTATGATTTGGGAAGGTAAGAATGTTGTTACCACAGGTCGCAAGATTATCGGAGCCACAAACCCAGCTGAATCCGCTCCGGGAACAATCCGTGGTGACTTTGGAATTGACATTGGGAG GAATGTGATCCATGGGAGTGATTCCGTCGAGAGTGCAAGGAAGGAAATCGCCCTTTGGTTCCCTGAATGCCCTGTTAACTGGCAGAGCAGCCTTCACCCTTGGATCTACGAGTAG
- the LOC108476728 gene encoding uncharacterized protein LOC108476728 — MQSPCLHLCKNSYLGFHSHRPYSQNLFFSSSSSLSLASKFPERFVISQSQNRPSDSHNKTTPKGKVTVKGKKENVWSIDNDMAKAEKENDKGNTKQRRRKKGKKVVKGRKNKLGRVLVSGSMLMEVETVLQTQEPVIKPAWNTFASSVSGIWKGVGAVFSPITAEMEPIEVGSRNEYLYDCYMLTRVEAVLPPTGKTSEIHRKINWVTLNPHGEVPEHVGVRVGNKEESGVEKPTLPPKGNDGTMNHVLPRFGSFDLTTSDVMEEDVMGIEPGLVFFEDGSYSRGPLDIPVGEVDDSNYYLSPTFKFEQCLVKGCHKRLRIVHTIEFGNGGSDVLIMRVATYEEEWVSPAKIQLESVSDPEFDLKPFSQRKRTQPSELVGPWKVFEVSATPIYGDETVAAESNGTPYVYLCTETIKKRSLPESSVYFREEEVLDMQDVTVLWLPGGVTSYVDVSNDGTLTIGVGWYSDEGINLVMERDYGIDGKLKEVRWKSEVKRRWSHPVSL, encoded by the exons ATGCAATCACCATGTCTCCACCTCTGCAAGAATTCTTATTTAGGTTTCCACTCTCACCGACCATATTCTCAAAACCTGttcttctcctcctcctcctccctgTCTCTTGCTTCGAAGTTTCCTGAAAGATTTGTAATATCCCAAAGCCAGAATCGACCCAGCGACAGTCATAACAAGACAACCCCGAAGGGGAAGGTGACAGTAAAGGGAAAGAAAGAGAATGTTTGGAGCATTGACAACGACATGGCCAAAGCTGAGAAAGAGAATGACAAAGGAAATACAAAACAGAGGAGGAGGAAGAAAGGTAAGAAAGTGGTTAAAGGCAGAAAGAACAAGCTTGGTCGAGTTTTGGTCTCTGGTTCTATGTTAATGGAAGTTGAAACTGTTCTACAAACTCAG GAACCTGTAATAAAACCAGCATGGAACACATTTGCTAGTAGTGTGAGTGGGATATGGAAAGGGGTTGGAGCTGTATTTTCACCTATTACTGCTGAAATGGAGCCGATTGAAGTCGGGAGCAGGAATGAGTACCTATATGACTGCTACATGCTTACTCGTGTTGAGGCGGTTCTACCTCCTACTGGAAAGACATCTGAAATCCATAGGAAGATAAATTGGGTGACTTTGAATCCACACGGTGAAGTTCCAGAACATGTCGGTGTCAGAGTTGGAAACAAGGAAGAGTCCGGGGTTGAGAAACCAACTTTACCTCCGAAAGGCAATGACGGTACAATGAATCATGTTTTGCCTAGGTTTGGGTCTTTTGACTTGACAACTAGTGATGTTATGGAAGAAGATGTCATGGGGATTGAACCCGGTCTCGTTTTCTTTGAG GATGGATCGTATTCCAGGGGGCCGCTCGATATTCCTGTTGGTGAAGTTGATGACTCTAATTATTACCTTTCTCCAACTTTTAAATTTGAACAA TGTTTGGTCAAAGGTTGTCACAAAAGACTCCGTATCGTTCATACGATAGAGTTTGGTAATGGGGGTTCCGATGTACTGATAATGAGAGTTGCTACCTATGAAGAAGAGTGGGTGAGTCCCGCAAAAATTCAACTTGAAAG TGTGAGTGATCCGGAGTTTGATTTGAAGCCATTTTCTCAACGGAAAAGAACCCAACCATCAGAGCTTGTAGGGCCATGGAAGGTGTTTGAAGTTAGTGCCACTCCTATATATGGTGATGAGACAGTAGCTGCGGAAAGCAACGGTACCCCGTACGTGTACCTTTGCACCGAAACCATAAAGAAGAGGAGCTTGCCGGAGAGTTCAGTGTACTTTAGAGAAGAAGAGGTGCTAGACATGCAGGATGTTACGGTTCTTTGGCTACCTGGCGGTGTTACAAGTTATGTGGATGTAAGTAACGATGGCACTCTTACTATCGGAGTCGGATGGTACTCAGATGAGGGAATCAACCTTGTTATGGAGCGAGATTACGGCATCGATGGGAAGTTGAAGGAAGTTAGATGGAAATCAGAGGTCAAGAGACGGTGGTCTCATCCAGTTTCTTTGTAA